One segment of Panicum virgatum strain AP13 chromosome 3K, P.virgatum_v5, whole genome shotgun sequence DNA contains the following:
- the LOC120701557 gene encoding HIPL2 protein-like, producing the protein MVAHPDGSGRAFLYTQDDGKVWLVAVPARGSGAALQVDGDGAIILDLAGSALRLTGLALHPEFTTNGRLFVSYTCDSAASPAFGGAGSFSSAAAGNGSRYQLVVEEFTTKGVDYGMGTHQARAAPTEVRGIFAMGLPPQLEDARGGQIFFRPGGDDGHLYLAVGRGDGAGGEASSPFSGKIIRFDVDHIPGNEPQIFASGLGD; encoded by the exons ATGGTGGCGCACCCGGACGGCTCCGGCAGGGCCTTTCTGTACACCCAGGATGACGGCAAGGTCTGGCTCGTCGCGGTGCCAGCACGGGGCTCCGGAGCGGCGTTGCAGGTCGACGGCGACGGGGCCATCATCCTCGACCTCGCGGGTTCGGCGCTCAGGCTGACGGGACTTGCGCTCCACCCAGAATTCACGACCAACGGACGCTTGTTTGTCTCCTACACCTGCGatagcgccgcctcgccggcgttcggcGGCGCTGGATCATTCtcgtctgctgctgctggaaatGGATCCAGGTACCAGCTCGTTGTCGAGGAGTTCACCACGAAGGGCGTTGACTATGGCATG GGGACTCATCAAGCTCGAGCTGCTCCAACTGAAGTGAGGGGTATCTTCGCCATGGGTTTGCCGCCGCAGCTGGAGGACGCGCGTGGAGGCCAGATCTTCTTCCGTCCGGGTGGCGATGATGGGCATCTCTACCTCGCCGTGGGACGCGGTGATGGAGCAGGAGGCGAAGCGAGCTCCCCGTTTTCGGGCAAAATCATCAGGTTCGATGTCGATCACATACCGGGCAACGAGCCCCAGATTTTTGCCAGTGGACTCGGCGACTGA